The following are encoded together in the Gemmatimonadota bacterium genome:
- a CDS encoding ABC transporter permease, with translation MKRFISFPWRSSERIAREVDEELAYHLEARANALLATGLSSHEARRQAEREFGDVAATRDYLNRLDRKTNATRHRRDYLGDLRQDVSYALRTLRRSPGFALTAMVTLALGIGANVAIFTIVNAVLLRPLPFPRPETLYRVWSHNAKDGMTHAGVSAVDLDDFRAQRRVVEDLGGFWYASGGSGIDLVGRGEPQRLSAVFTTAGFYGALGVRPEVGRVPREDELVRGGRDRVVMLTYDFWMREFGGDRRIVGQSVTLGAEPYEVLGVLPRGLAFPARDVDVFVPYSTIPDGSIPRLRMVRNLDVVARARPGAGMAQVHAELNAIAARLSREYPENAAWGATMVQPLREAMTGDVRTGLLVLLGAVAFVLLIACVNVASLLLARASVRGREIAVRLSLGAVGGRLVRQLMTESLVLAGLGGAAGVLLAVVGVRALRTLGAQQWPLGADASIDGAVLAFAFGVTIATGLLFGIVPALRSSRSDLQRDLRAGGRGVAGDRAMGLRNSLVVAEVALAMMLVVGGGVMTRSFLELLAVDPGFRSDHAVVFNYTLSTERHSDYVPVYTGILDRVRAIPGVEAAASIKDAPLRGVGEIAGFRLPGMTIPAGQEGPTAAILHVSDGIFRTLGTPIKAGREFLPTDRGDAPLVLVVNEAFERKWFPGERALGKTVIAGGRVRAEIVGVVGDIRQRSMAEVAVPTMYIHVPQNGRVRMNLVVRTRGEPLAMVPLVREAIRSVDRQQAIGSVFTLDDARHDAVARPRLLMVLMAGFGVLGLSLGALGLYGVLAYLVNLRQREIGVRLALGADRRRVLRMVVGQGVQLAGVGVVLGLAGSLALGRLLAGVLYGVDPADPILLALVALTMLAVAFASSWFPARRAASVDPAVTLRED, from the coding sequence ATGAAGCGATTCATCTCTTTCCCGTGGCGCAGTTCCGAACGTATTGCCCGCGAGGTGGACGAGGAGTTGGCCTACCACCTCGAAGCCCGGGCCAACGCGCTGCTGGCGACGGGACTCTCATCCCACGAGGCGCGACGTCAGGCCGAACGCGAGTTTGGTGACGTGGCGGCAACGCGCGACTACCTGAACCGGCTCGACCGAAAGACGAACGCCACCCGGCACCGCCGTGATTACCTGGGCGACCTGCGGCAGGACGTGAGCTACGCCCTGCGCACGCTCCGTCGGTCGCCGGGCTTCGCGCTCACCGCCATGGTGACGCTGGCGCTGGGCATCGGCGCCAACGTCGCGATCTTCACGATCGTCAACGCGGTCCTCCTGCGACCGCTCCCGTTCCCCCGTCCCGAGACGCTGTACAGGGTCTGGTCGCACAATGCCAAGGACGGGATGACGCACGCTGGGGTCTCGGCCGTCGACCTCGACGACTTTCGCGCGCAGCGCCGTGTCGTCGAGGACCTGGGGGGCTTCTGGTACGCCTCGGGGGGGAGCGGGATCGACCTCGTGGGGCGCGGCGAACCGCAGCGGCTCTCGGCGGTCTTCACCACGGCGGGCTTCTACGGCGCGTTGGGCGTGCGCCCCGAGGTGGGGCGCGTCCCGCGCGAGGACGAACTGGTGCGCGGCGGGCGTGACCGGGTGGTCATGCTCACGTACGACTTCTGGATGCGCGAGTTCGGCGGCGACCGGCGCATCGTCGGGCAGTCGGTCACGTTAGGCGCCGAACCGTACGAGGTGCTGGGCGTGCTGCCGCGAGGACTGGCCTTTCCGGCACGCGACGTCGACGTCTTCGTCCCGTACTCCACCATTCCCGACGGGTCCATCCCGCGCCTGCGCATGGTGCGCAACCTGGACGTGGTGGCGCGTGCCCGCCCGGGCGCCGGGATGGCGCAGGTGCACGCGGAGTTGAATGCGATCGCGGCGCGGCTCTCGCGGGAGTACCCGGAGAACGCGGCATGGGGGGCCACGATGGTGCAACCCCTGCGGGAGGCGATGACCGGCGACGTGCGCACGGGGTTGCTCGTGCTGTTGGGCGCTGTCGCCTTCGTGTTGCTCATCGCCTGTGTGAATGTGGCATCGCTCCTGCTTGCCCGCGCCAGCGTGCGCGGGCGCGAGATCGCCGTGCGCCTGTCGCTCGGCGCGGTGGGTGGCCGACTCGTCAGGCAGCTCATGACCGAGAGCCTGGTGCTGGCGGGGCTTGGCGGAGCGGCCGGAGTGCTGCTGGCCGTGGTCGGAGTACGCGCCCTACGCACGCTGGGTGCACAACAGTGGCCGCTGGGCGCCGACGCATCGATCGACGGCGCCGTGCTCGCCTTCGCCTTCGGGGTCACGATCGCGACCGGGCTCCTTTTCGGTATCGTCCCGGCGCTCCGCTCCTCGCGCAGCGACCTGCAGCGCGATCTTCGGGCCGGGGGACGCGGCGTGGCCGGGGACCGGGCGATGGGGCTGCGCAACTCGCTGGTGGTAGCCGAGGTGGCGCTGGCGATGATGCTCGTGGTTGGGGGCGGCGTGATGACGCGGAGCTTCCTCGAGCTGCTCGCCGTCGATCCCGGCTTCCGGAGCGACCATGCGGTCGTGTTCAACTACACCCTGAGTACCGAGCGGCACAGCGACTACGTCCCGGTCTACACCGGGATCCTCGATCGCGTGCGCGCCATTCCCGGGGTGGAGGCGGCCGCTTCCATCAAGGACGCGCCACTGCGCGGGGTGGGGGAAATCGCCGGCTTCCGGCTGCCGGGGATGACCATCCCGGCAGGACAGGAAGGGCCGACCGCGGCGATCCTGCACGTGAGCGACGGAATCTTCCGGACGCTGGGCACGCCGATCAAGGCGGGGCGCGAGTTCCTGCCGACCGATCGTGGCGACGCGCCGCTGGTGCTGGTGGTGAACGAGGCCTTCGAGCGGAAGTGGTTCCCGGGCGAGCGGGCGCTCGGCAAGACGGTGATCGCCGGGGGGCGGGTCCGTGCGGAGATCGTCGGGGTGGTGGGCGACATTCGGCAGCGGTCGATGGCCGAGGTGGCGGTGCCGACCATGTACATCCACGTGCCGCAGAACGGGCGCGTGCGCATGAACCTCGTCGTGCGCACGCGCGGGGAACCGCTGGCGATGGTCCCGCTGGTGCGCGAGGCGATCCGGTCGGTCGATCGCCAGCAGGCGATCGGGTCAGTGTTCACGCTCGACGACGCGCGCCACGACGCCGTGGCCCGTCCCCGGCTGCTCATGGTGCTCATGGCCGGCTTTGGCGTGCTGGGATTGTCGTTAGGGGCGCTGGGGCTGTACGGGGTCCTGGCCTACCTGGTGAACCTGCGGCAGCGCGAGATCGGGGTGCGCCTGGCGCTTGGCGCCGACCGGCGCCGCGTGCTGCGCATGGTCGTGGGCCAGGGGGTGCAGCTGGCGGGTGTCGGCGTGGTGTTGGGACTCGCGGGGTCGCTGGCCCTGGGGCGACTGCTTGCCGGCGTGCTGTACGGCGTCGACCCGGCGGACCCCATCCTGCTGGCGCTGGTCGCGCTGACGATGCTCGCCGTCGCCTTCGCCTCGAGCTGGTTCCCGGCGCGGCGCGCGGCGTCGGTCGACCCGGCGGTGACCCTGCGTGAGGACTAG
- a CDS encoding TolC family protein gives MRGGAVDTVRLSIGDAVSRALRESDESRLASAQVEIADAQVTTARAAGLPQARLAGSYSQVLKNARADAVNSLFRQNFNYNSNINVSQALFQGGRIFAGARAAGDVRGAARLNVAETQSQLSVDVQRAYLSAILQRELVAIQSRNLELASERIALVEKLLAAGRASRYEVLRSRVERANLEPSLLQARAAQELADIELRRLLNIPETRAISLTSEIDTAALRAVVRGVASDSSRDPLRASERAAQMTLQARGEGVRVARADLLPTVNAFIQTGYLAFPAGNGFPTIWGRSANSFCAPGSNPNQSCQNNGWFADRNFGLNISWPLFDGLRAKGNIDLAQAQERVARLQLAQEREQVAVERARARAEFTRAEAAYEAQRQNVGEADEAFRIATLRFERGLATQLEVSDAQLLLLTARTNAARATIDYYMAAAELARARGVDIPLPPTRPTTR, from the coding sequence ATGCGTGGCGGTGCCGTCGACACGGTTCGCCTGAGCATTGGCGACGCGGTGTCGCGGGCCCTTCGCGAGTCGGATGAGTCGCGCCTCGCATCGGCACAGGTCGAGATCGCCGACGCCCAGGTGACGACGGCGCGCGCTGCGGGGCTGCCTCAGGCGCGCCTGGCGGGGAGTTACTCCCAGGTGCTCAAGAATGCCCGTGCCGACGCCGTGAACTCGCTCTTCCGGCAGAACTTCAACTACAACTCCAACATCAACGTCTCCCAAGCGCTCTTTCAGGGGGGACGCATCTTTGCCGGGGCGCGAGCCGCGGGAGACGTGCGTGGTGCCGCGCGCCTGAACGTGGCCGAGACGCAGTCCCAGCTCTCGGTCGACGTGCAGCGGGCCTATCTCTCGGCGATCCTGCAACGCGAGCTGGTGGCCATCCAGTCGCGCAACCTCGAGTTGGCGAGCGAGCGCATCGCCCTGGTCGAGAAGCTCCTGGCCGCGGGGCGCGCGTCGCGCTACGAGGTGCTGCGCTCCCGCGTGGAGCGCGCGAATCTCGAGCCGTCGCTGTTGCAGGCGCGCGCCGCGCAGGAACTGGCCGACATCGAGCTGCGCCGCCTGCTCAACATCCCCGAAACGCGCGCCATCTCGCTCACGAGCGAGATCGACACGGCGGCGTTGCGTGCGGTGGTGCGTGGTGTGGCGTCCGACTCGTCGCGCGATCCGCTGCGTGCGTCGGAGCGTGCGGCGCAGATGACGTTGCAGGCGCGAGGCGAGGGGGTGCGCGTGGCGCGTGCCGACCTGCTGCCGACGGTCAACGCCTTCATCCAGACCGGCTACCTCGCCTTTCCGGCCGGCAATGGCTTCCCCACGATCTGGGGACGGTCGGCCAACAGCTTCTGCGCGCCGGGGTCGAACCCCAACCAGTCGTGCCAGAACAACGGCTGGTTTGCCGACCGCAATTTCGGCCTCAACATCTCCTGGCCGCTCTTCGACGGGCTGCGCGCCAAGGGGAACATCGACCTGGCGCAGGCGCAGGAGCGCGTGGCGCGCTTGCAGCTGGCGCAGGAGCGCGAGCAGGTGGCGGTGGAGCGTGCCCGTGCGCGCGCCGAGTTCACGCGCGCCGAGGCGGCCTACGAGGCGCAGCGCCAGAACGTGGGCGAGGCCGATGAGGCCTTCCGCATCGCCACCCTGCGCTTCGAGCGTGGGTTGGCGACGCAGCTCGAGGTGTCGGACGCCCAGCTATTGCTCCTGACGGCGCGCACCAACGCGGCGCGCGCCACGATCGACTACTACATGGCAGCGGCCGAACTGGCACGCGCCCGCGGCGTGGACATTCCGCTCCCGCCCACCCGACCGACGACTCGATAA
- a CDS encoding PadR family transcriptional regulator: protein MARDPMELMQGTLDVLILRTLAWGSMHGYAVSRWIRERTGGTIDIEDAPLYKALHRLEGGGYVEAEWGLSENNRRARYYRLTPAGRRQLTHEEAAWRRYAEAVFRVLEPAT, encoded by the coding sequence ATGGCGCGCGACCCGATGGAACTCATGCAAGGGACGCTCGACGTCCTCATCCTCCGCACACTCGCCTGGGGGAGCATGCACGGCTATGCCGTCTCCCGCTGGATCCGCGAGCGCACCGGGGGAACGATCGACATCGAGGACGCCCCGCTCTACAAGGCGCTCCACCGCCTCGAGGGGGGAGGCTACGTCGAGGCCGAGTGGGGGCTGTCGGAGAACAACCGCCGGGCGCGGTACTACCGGCTCACCCCGGCCGGCCGTCGGCAACTCACCCACGAGGAAGCGGCCTGGCGGCGCTACGCCGAAGCCGTGTTCCGGGTCCTGGAGCCAGCGACATGA